In the Thermodesulfobacteriota bacterium genome, one interval contains:
- a CDS encoding 2-oxoacid:acceptor oxidoreductase family protein, whose translation MNLDVVIAGVGGQGVITLATVLTRAAVREGYDAHFTAQSGLAQVGSPVLAHARVGSPAGPSPKIPRGRAHFAVGLERLEGMKLAPYLSPSGRALLSDEAVRPYEARFRRQRYPSREQAEEAYGTTRVLWVPARELARAHGPPALVSAVMLGVLAGVTGVVERDHLVVCLREALPAQAEAEAEAFFGGYRYVTGRDV comes from the coding sequence TTGAACCTCGACGTGGTCATTGCGGGCGTGGGCGGCCAGGGGGTGATCACCCTGGCTACCGTGCTGACGCGAGCCGCAGTCCGCGAGGGGTATGACGCGCATTTCACGGCCCAGTCGGGCCTGGCCCAGGTGGGCTCGCCGGTGCTCGCCCACGCGCGGGTGGGCTCTCCCGCCGGCCCCAGCCCCAAGATCCCCCGGGGTCGGGCGCACTTCGCCGTGGGCCTGGAGCGTTTGGAAGGGATGAAGCTCGCCCCCTACCTCTCGCCGTCGGGGCGGGCCCTGCTCTCGGACGAAGCGGTGCGGCCCTACGAAGCCCGGTTCCGGAGGCAACGTTACCCGTCGCGGGAGCAGGCGGAGGAAGCCTACGGGACGACCCGCGTCCTCTGGGTACCCGCGCGCGAGCTGGCGCGAGCCCACGGCCCGCCCGCCCTGGTGAGCGCGGTCATGCTGGGGGTGCTGGCAGGCGTGACCGGCGTGGTGGAACGGGACCACCTGGTCGTCTGTCTGCGCGAAGCCCTCCCCGCCCAGGCCGAAGCCGAAGCGGAAGCGTTCTTCGGGGGCTACCGATACGTGACCGGGAGGGATGTGTAG